The Nostoc sp. PCC 7524 nucleotide sequence TGCACTAGATGATGAGCAATGGCAATCTTTTCAAAATGTCCTTGATTCTCCAACAACAGATAAACCTGCTTTGCGCCGTCTATTAACTGAGCGAAGCGTTTTTGAGTAATTTCCCTTGAATAATTTATATATTGAGAAATTATCAAAGCGATCGCTACCTGTATTCTAATAGCCTGCTTGTTTCTCCTTCGCACTCTCAGCTATTTTCTCTTATTAAAACTGCGATATTCCCACGGGTTAATAAATTTAGCATCACCCCAAATCCCAACTTTCTGCTGCTGCGCTTGAGCTTCTGCTTGCTGCACTAATTCTTTACTAGGACACTTGTTTAAATAGGGACGATAAACCTTAGCTAATCCTTCCTGTAACAAAACTTGTTGGACAAAAGTACCATCTTGTAATCGTACCTCTGCAACTTTGCGTCCATAACGATCGCTATCCGTAATCTTCAAGGTAACGCGATCGCCATTTTGTCTAACCAATTGCTCTAATCTTGTTTGTGCTTTCACACCCCAATTAAATTGATTGCGATCGCCAGCTCTTTTACTAGCCTTTTCTTGACGAGAATGGGGTATTTCTGGCGCATCCATACAAGCAAAGCGCACAGTAAATTTATTACCCTTGGCATCTCTAATTAATAAAGTATCACCGTCACTAACTCGCTCAACCAAGTCTCCTGATACACCAAACAGGCGATTACAACCCATCAAGCCTAAAATGATAAATGCTGCACCTAATACAATTAGTAAATTTTTGTGTAGTTTAGTCATTACTTCTTCTCCCAGTCCTCAGTCCCCTATCCTCGCCCCATGAGATGTTTATAATACTAATTAGTTATTCAACTATTTTATTATTGACTATTGAATCTGCCTATGCCGAAAAATAAGCCATCTCAGGCTGATTCAGATATATTTGCGGCAGTTGCTGACTATTTTAAAATGCTATCGGAGGCGAGTCGGCTGCAAATTTTAGCGTGTCTTAAATCAGGGCCGATGAATGTGATGGAACTAACAGAAGCTACTGGTTTGGGACAAGCAAATCTGTCCAAGCACCTGAAAGTTTTAACCCAAGCCGGGATTGTCATTCGTCAACCCAAAGGTACGAGTGCTTTTTATGAGATTGCCGATCCGATGATTTTTGAGCTTTGTGAATTAGTGTGCGATCGCATTAGCGAACGAATCCTACAACAAGCCGAAAATCTCAAAGCTTTACAGAACACAAAAACGATTTTTTAACCAAAAAAAAGCACCCTAATTCTAGGGTGCTGGAGTACCAAGCAGTATAAAAGTAAGCAACTAGCTAGCAATGGACGGAGCAGCAAGGGCAATTGGTTGAGCTTCACCAGATGCTAAGTCTAGAGGGAAGTTGTGAGCATTGCGCTCGTGCATCACTTCAATTCCTAGATTGGCTCTGTTTAACAAATCTGCCCAGGTATCAATGGTGCGTCCTTGGTGATCCAAAATCGAGTTATTGAAGTTGAATCCATTCAAGTTAAACGACATGGTGCTGATACCCAAAGCCGCAAACCAAATACCAACTACAGGCCAAGCAGCTAGGAAGAAGTGTAAAGAACG carries:
- a CDS encoding thermonuclease family protein: MTKLHKNLLIVLGAAFIILGLMGCNRLFGVSGDLVERVSDGDTLLIRDAKGNKFTVRFACMDAPEIPHSRQEKASKRAGDRNQFNWGVKAQTRLEQLVRQNGDRVTLKITDSDRYGRKVAEVRLQDGTFVQQVLLQEGLAKVYRPYLNKCPSKELVQQAEAQAQQQKVGIWGDAKFINPWEYRSFNKRK
- a CDS encoding ArsR/SmtB family transcription factor encodes the protein MPKNKPSQADSDIFAAVADYFKMLSEASRLQILACLKSGPMNVMELTEATGLGQANLSKHLKVLTQAGIVIRQPKGTSAFYEIADPMIFELCELVCDRISERILQQAENLKALQNTKTIF